A genomic region of Oceaniferula marina contains the following coding sequences:
- a CDS encoding glycoside hydrolase family 95 protein: protein MKKLILIPILLISVLLQVQAQTITDARKNANKAYSAALTKHKTNDEVAMVHLEATRLKRNLREEQISAGLVTGLDKDARAAIFKKLKADEAYVKLQKQYDTEYAKLKGLLADLDPEYKAALEAVDKLAPKKGKPKKDAKPKKDGKPTKGGKPNQGGKSAKKLPKLQTKLTQSIGRAVFKRCETVFDRATVIWFRYPAGTWLEALPIGNGSFGAMVFGGVTEDVVQFNHDTLWTPPNISKEIVENPYPSKQKEISKIREMIFAGQEPEAHAYSREHLLHKYDVGAYQPLGELLFKYDFGKKPKKESIENYHRKLDMETGLTTVRFELEGTTYEREVFIADDEDVMILRMRATGEGTISTDMQFNRPMHFEHQKPVTQSHGTNMITLSGKAHGDKPSDIATSYQSVALATTKGGEVVSKDGVLSVRNAKEMIVYIAGATNFNAANPFKPSTTDLQATCIQLLGKLKAKGVEKAKADSVEAHQEIFGRVDIQLGPNLKNDMPTDERVKRSREMAEDEYDPYLTMQLFHMGRYLLITSSRPGSMAANLRGIWNSELKPSWNSDYHHDINVQMSYWSAEVTNMTEMHKPLFDLLKLARPRGQRVASEMFGCRGVFLPLLHGIYMTAYPPTPPASMWAMGGAWNATHVMEHYRFAGDKDYLKTEGYGIIKDHTLFCLDWLVKDPRSGKLVGGPDYSPETAFSVTPGGGKGTRGWGVLDMGCAMDQQIIWQIFTDFLEASKVLGIEDELTKEVADKLPRLAQTKIGKDGTIQEWSKDYESSEPDHRHISHMWGFYPGNQYHVDNAPDMLEAGRKTLEIRTDSDRGGRRVTWSNLYYVNFFARFGMGERALLWVNNLNRIRGFNVNLMGSQGQVQDCNYGYPSGVAEMLLQSHTGEIKLLPALPKAWSEGSVTGLVARGGFEVSMKWKEGKLTDAMILSKRGNPCTVTFAGKKVSLKLAAGEKKNVAGDLR from the coding sequence ATGAAAAAACTAATACTAATACCTATTTTGCTTATCAGCGTGTTGCTGCAGGTTCAAGCCCAGACGATTACTGATGCTAGGAAGAATGCGAATAAGGCATATAGTGCCGCTCTAACTAAGCATAAAACCAATGATGAGGTGGCGATGGTACATCTAGAAGCCACCAGATTGAAGCGAAATTTACGTGAGGAACAAATCTCTGCCGGATTAGTGACGGGACTCGATAAGGACGCCCGAGCTGCCATATTCAAGAAGCTCAAGGCAGATGAAGCCTATGTAAAACTGCAAAAACAATACGATACGGAATACGCAAAACTGAAAGGTTTGTTGGCTGATTTAGATCCTGAATATAAAGCGGCACTTGAGGCTGTCGATAAGTTGGCTCCAAAGAAGGGAAAGCCTAAAAAAGATGCAAAGCCTAAAAAAGACGGGAAGCCAACAAAGGGCGGCAAGCCGAACCAAGGTGGCAAGTCTGCAAAGAAGTTACCCAAACTGCAGACCAAGCTCACACAGTCGATTGGAAGAGCCGTGTTTAAGCGCTGTGAGACGGTTTTTGATCGGGCAACGGTCATATGGTTTCGCTATCCTGCCGGAACTTGGTTAGAGGCATTACCAATTGGGAACGGATCTTTCGGAGCCATGGTTTTTGGTGGTGTAACCGAGGATGTTGTTCAGTTTAATCACGATACGTTGTGGACGCCTCCGAATATCTCAAAGGAAATTGTAGAAAACCCTTATCCTAGCAAGCAGAAGGAGATCTCTAAAATTCGCGAGATGATCTTCGCCGGGCAGGAACCGGAGGCTCATGCCTATTCACGTGAGCATTTGCTACATAAGTATGACGTTGGTGCTTATCAGCCCTTGGGGGAGTTGTTGTTTAAGTACGATTTTGGTAAAAAACCTAAGAAGGAATCGATTGAAAACTATCATCGTAAATTGGATATGGAGACCGGCTTAACGACGGTTCGTTTTGAGCTTGAAGGCACGACTTACGAGCGAGAAGTGTTTATTGCTGACGATGAGGATGTAATGATTTTGCGGATGCGCGCTACCGGAGAAGGAACCATCTCTACCGATATGCAGTTCAATAGACCGATGCATTTCGAGCACCAGAAACCAGTCACTCAAAGTCATGGGACAAACATGATCACTCTTTCCGGTAAGGCTCATGGCGATAAGCCTAGCGATATCGCAACGAGTTATCAATCGGTCGCATTGGCGACGACGAAAGGTGGAGAGGTTGTTTCTAAGGACGGTGTGCTTTCGGTTCGTAACGCAAAGGAGATGATCGTTTATATAGCGGGGGCTACGAATTTTAATGCGGCGAATCCATTTAAACCATCGACCACGGATCTACAGGCAACGTGTATTCAATTACTGGGAAAGCTCAAGGCAAAGGGAGTTGAAAAGGCAAAAGCTGATTCGGTGGAAGCGCACCAGGAAATTTTTGGACGCGTTGATATCCAGCTTGGTCCGAATCTCAAGAATGACATGCCGACGGATGAGCGCGTCAAACGATCACGCGAGATGGCTGAAGACGAGTATGACCCTTATTTGACCATGCAGCTGTTTCATATGGGGCGCTACCTTTTGATCACGTCTTCACGCCCAGGGTCGATGGCTGCGAACTTGCGTGGTATTTGGAATTCTGAATTAAAGCCTTCGTGGAACTCGGATTATCACCATGATATTAATGTGCAGATGTCATACTGGTCCGCTGAAGTCACCAATATGACGGAGATGCATAAGCCGTTGTTTGATTTACTCAAACTAGCCCGACCACGAGGTCAGAGAGTTGCCTCTGAGATGTTTGGCTGTCGTGGCGTGTTTTTACCATTGCTGCACGGGATTTATATGACTGCCTATCCTCCCACTCCACCAGCTTCAATGTGGGCAATGGGTGGAGCATGGAATGCGACTCACGTGATGGAGCATTATCGATTTGCGGGTGATAAAGACTATTTGAAGACCGAAGGCTATGGAATCATTAAAGATCACACCTTATTCTGCCTTGATTGGTTGGTTAAGGATCCACGCTCGGGTAAACTCGTTGGCGGTCCTGATTATTCGCCGGAAACCGCTTTCTCTGTTACTCCGGGAGGAGGAAAGGGAACGCGTGGTTGGGGTGTTTTAGATATGGGCTGTGCCATGGATCAGCAGATCATCTGGCAGATCTTTACTGACTTTCTGGAGGCTTCAAAGGTGCTCGGGATCGAAGACGAGCTGACTAAGGAGGTGGCGGATAAGCTTCCCCGCCTGGCTCAGACGAAAATTGGGAAGGATGGAACCATTCAGGAGTGGAGTAAAGATTATGAATCATCGGAGCCGGACCATCGGCATATTTCACACATGTGGGGGTTCTACCCCGGTAACCAGTATCATGTCGATAATGCACCGGATATGCTAGAGGCGGGGCGTAAAACACTTGAGATTCGCACCGACTCCGACCGTGGTGGGCGCCGTGTGACATGGAGTAATTTGTATTACGTCAATTTTTTCGCCCGTTTCGGCATGGGCGAGCGCGCACTGTTGTGGGTGAATAACTTGAATCGCATTCGTGGCTTCAATGTGAACTTGATGGGAAGCCAGGGACAGGTTCAGGACTGTAACTACGGTTACCCCAGTGGTGTGGCTGAGATGTTGTTGCAGAGCCACACTGGCGAGATCAAGCTACTCCCGGCATTGCCCAAGGCATGGTCTGAAGGCTCAGTTACTGGCTTGGTTGCTCGTGGTGGCTTCGAGGTGTCTATGAAGTGGAAAGAGGGAAAGCTGACCGACGCGATGATATTGTCCAAGCGTGGTAATCCATGCACGGTTACCTTCGCGGGTAAAAAAGTGTCATTAAAACTGGCTGCAGGGGAGAAAAAGAACGTAGCAGGGGACTTACGCTAA
- a CDS encoding alpha/beta fold hydrolase codes for MDPTLPTWTFLPGLHGTGDLYSSVRAHLPEGINAEFINLPRSGKQTYPALASWLDGSLAKGQARLWIAESFSGPLALRMAALRPEESSGVVLAASFCDTPLNPGYAMLPLRPLFMVSPPRHALKHYLIGDDASAAELAELRSVIRQIPSGTLAKRVRSVLSLDESDNPDLSDTPMLILQAQSDNLVPWEAQSRLLTSYPKASVHWIESPHLVFQREPRQCVKHILQFLQET; via the coding sequence ATGGATCCCACCCTTCCGACTTGGACTTTTTTACCTGGACTACACGGGACAGGAGACCTCTATTCCTCTGTCCGGGCCCATTTACCTGAGGGAATCAACGCGGAGTTCATCAACCTGCCAAGATCTGGCAAACAAACGTATCCGGCCCTCGCCTCATGGTTGGATGGCTCGCTGGCCAAAGGTCAAGCCCGGCTATGGATTGCCGAATCATTCTCGGGGCCCCTAGCCCTGCGCATGGCAGCCTTACGCCCGGAAGAATCCAGCGGAGTCGTCCTCGCCGCATCCTTTTGTGATACCCCGCTCAACCCAGGATATGCCATGCTGCCCTTGCGTCCACTTTTCATGGTAAGCCCACCGCGTCACGCCCTTAAGCACTACCTCATTGGAGATGACGCCAGTGCCGCTGAACTAGCAGAACTACGATCCGTCATCCGTCAAATCCCATCCGGGACCCTGGCCAAACGAGTGCGCTCCGTCCTCTCATTGGACGAATCAGACAACCCCGACCTCTCGGACACCCCGATGCTCATCTTGCAGGCCCAAAGCGATAATCTGGTTCCGTGGGAAGCCCAAAGTCGTCTGCTCACATCCTACCCCAAGGCATCGGTGCACTGGATCGAGTCCCCTCATTTGGTTTTTCAAAGGGAACCGCGCCAATGCGTCAAACATATCCTCCAGTTCCTCCAGGAAACCTGA
- a CDS encoding LemA family protein has translation MFEFMIFLGVLLLVAIVLALWVMAKYNGLVKLRNRYRNAFAQIDVQLKRRYDLIPNLVETAKGFMKHERETLEAVIQARNMASDARQGANTEDAASMSALMSAEGGLGSALGRLFALSEAYPDLKSNANMMQVSEELTSTENKVAFSRQAYNDAVTTYNTEREVFPTNIIAGMFNFGEASLFEVANESEREAIKVEF, from the coding sequence ATGTTTGAATTTATGATTTTTCTCGGTGTTTTACTGCTTGTTGCCATTGTGTTGGCCTTGTGGGTGATGGCAAAATACAACGGTTTGGTTAAATTGAGGAACCGATACCGCAACGCCTTTGCCCAGATCGACGTGCAGCTCAAGCGTCGCTACGATTTGATCCCCAATTTGGTTGAAACGGCCAAGGGGTTTATGAAACATGAACGCGAAACCCTCGAAGCGGTGATTCAGGCGAGAAACATGGCCAGTGATGCCCGGCAAGGTGCGAATACCGAAGATGCGGCATCCATGAGTGCCTTGATGTCTGCAGAAGGCGGACTCGGTAGTGCTCTGGGTCGCCTTTTTGCCCTTTCTGAGGCTTACCCTGATTTGAAGAGTAATGCCAATATGATGCAAGTTAGCGAAGAACTAACATCCACGGAAAATAAAGTGGCCTTTTCCAGACAAGCATACAACGACGCGGTTACAACATACAATACGGAACGGGAAGTGTTTCCGACCAATATAATTGCCGGGATGTTCAACTTTGGTGAAGCCTCTCTCTTTGAAGTCGCCAATGAGAGCGAACGTGAAGCGATTAAAGTTGAATTTTAA
- a CDS encoding PEP-CTERM sorting domain-containing protein (PEP-CTERM proteins occur, often in large numbers, in the proteomes of bacteria that also encode an exosortase, a predicted intramembrane cysteine proteinase. The presence of a PEP-CTERM domain at a protein's C-terminus predicts cleavage within the sorting domain, followed by covalent anchoring to some some component of the (usually Gram-negative) cell surface. Many PEP-CTERM proteins exhibit an unusual sequence composition that includes large numbers of potential glycosylation sites. Expression of one such protein has been shown restore the ability of a bacterium to form floc, a type of biofilm.), which produces MKKTLLPLASVILAGSAQAAITYVDADPTNTTLADGSALTVTTSGTNAPADGTTWHIRTSHGNVGPDIYCVAPAASAPEIRTTISGLAAGNYNLYAYYWVGGGAAPTGNNRWDIRAGLVSGALTDYEWDDAPVADNADIDPDILVDDGGARYLHQINLGVVTVDGAGLAHVYIDDFSGNDNRTWYDGVGYELVPEPSSTALLGLGGLTLMIRRRR; this is translated from the coding sequence ATGAAAAAGACACTACTACCACTAGCAAGCGTGATACTCGCTGGCTCAGCACAGGCTGCCATTACTTATGTAGATGCAGATCCTACAAATACCACCCTGGCCGATGGATCTGCGCTTACGGTCACTACGAGCGGTACTAATGCACCCGCGGACGGTACAACTTGGCATATTCGCACATCTCACGGAAATGTGGGGCCGGATATTTATTGTGTAGCACCTGCTGCCTCTGCCCCTGAAATTCGTACCACGATTTCTGGACTAGCAGCAGGTAACTACAATCTCTATGCCTACTATTGGGTCGGAGGAGGTGCTGCACCAACAGGAAACAACCGATGGGACATTCGTGCGGGATTAGTAAGTGGAGCTCTGACTGACTACGAATGGGATGATGCCCCGGTGGCAGACAATGCTGACATTGATCCAGACATTCTAGTTGATGACGGGGGTGCTCGTTACCTTCATCAGATTAACTTGGGCGTAGTCACTGTTGATGGGGCAGGGCTTGCTCATGTTTATATCGATGATTTTTCCGGTAACGACAATCGCACATGGTATGATGGTGTCGGCTATGAACTCGTTCCCGAGCCAAGTTCGACTGCGCTGCTCGGACTGGGTGGGCTTACATTGATGATCCGTCGCCGTCGCTAA
- a CDS encoding M48 family metallopeptidase, with the protein MNFFEAQDDARRRTRWLVVYYILAVVGIILSVYAIVAGVMAYLGMSDGLWMPEVLLMTAVGAGGMMGIGSLFKTMQLSGGGAVVARDMGARQVDPHTTDPEEKRYVNVVEEMAIASGVPVPEIWIMDDELGINAFAAGSEPGNAVVAVTRGCIQRLSRDELQGVVAHEFSHILNGDMRLNMRLMGLLFGILMISMIGRMLFHAMRFMPMRSSRNDRNGGAAGIAIAIFLAGIGLMIVGSVGVFFGRMIQAAISRQREYLADASAVQFTRNPDGIANALKKIGGMQYGSKMESPKAAEASHLFFADGGMFSYGLATHPPLDVRIRAIQKSWDGEFLETDIPDMDGVSSGRPLAAASSGLSQGTVFLSSSPSVDGGQIREMGGDSRVDVKLGQSMLQSIKPEWLDACHDRSQAQALMFGMLLSDEPDMRKRQTESIRQQLGDAAVENSKRWRVETHAESSQMKIALIDLAIPSLRRLSPPEYDRFIQMTQWLISSDGQVELFEMMIQKVLQRHLDVHFKRQAFPGIRYRKMEDLLEDANVLWTTLAAMGGENQMADAYQTALADSAWSLQMLPPQDCGLQRIDQSLDRFNLATPLVKQQLLQVCGRIVMHDDVVEAGEAELIRVVADSIGCAVPPFVRMHQ; encoded by the coding sequence ATGAACTTCTTTGAAGCTCAAGACGATGCCCGGCGTAGGACGAGGTGGCTGGTGGTGTATTACATCCTGGCGGTTGTAGGCATCATTCTATCCGTCTATGCCATTGTTGCCGGGGTGATGGCCTACCTTGGCATGAGTGACGGCTTGTGGATGCCCGAAGTGCTTCTTATGACTGCGGTAGGTGCCGGAGGCATGATGGGGATCGGCAGTTTGTTCAAGACGATGCAGCTTAGTGGTGGTGGTGCTGTGGTAGCCAGAGACATGGGGGCTCGTCAAGTGGACCCTCACACGACGGACCCGGAAGAAAAGCGCTATGTGAATGTGGTTGAAGAAATGGCGATTGCTTCGGGTGTCCCGGTTCCTGAGATTTGGATTATGGATGACGAGCTTGGAATCAATGCTTTTGCTGCCGGTTCTGAGCCTGGAAATGCCGTGGTCGCTGTGACCCGTGGTTGTATTCAGAGGCTGTCGCGCGATGAGCTTCAGGGGGTGGTGGCCCATGAATTCAGTCATATTCTCAATGGAGATATGCGTTTGAATATGCGCCTGATGGGCTTGCTTTTTGGTATTCTCATGATTTCCATGATTGGTCGGATGCTGTTTCACGCGATGCGTTTCATGCCGATGCGGAGTTCCAGAAATGATCGCAATGGAGGAGCGGCAGGAATTGCGATTGCTATTTTTCTGGCTGGGATTGGTTTGATGATCGTGGGCAGTGTGGGCGTCTTTTTTGGACGGATGATTCAGGCCGCCATTTCCCGCCAGCGTGAATACCTTGCAGACGCCTCGGCGGTGCAATTCACCCGGAACCCTGACGGCATTGCCAATGCCTTGAAAAAAATCGGAGGGATGCAATACGGTTCAAAAATGGAGTCTCCGAAAGCGGCAGAAGCCAGCCACCTCTTTTTTGCGGATGGTGGTATGTTCAGCTATGGCTTGGCGACTCATCCACCCTTGGATGTCCGTATCCGAGCCATACAAAAAAGTTGGGATGGTGAATTTTTGGAAACCGATATTCCCGATATGGACGGAGTTTCTTCTGGTCGGCCATTGGCAGCCGCCAGCAGTGGATTGAGCCAGGGGACCGTGTTTCTTTCATCGTCGCCGAGTGTTGACGGGGGGCAGATCCGTGAAATGGGTGGAGATTCCAGGGTGGATGTCAAACTTGGACAATCGATGCTCCAGTCGATAAAACCGGAATGGTTGGATGCCTGTCATGATCGCTCTCAGGCACAGGCGTTGATGTTTGGTATGCTCTTGTCCGATGAGCCTGATATGCGGAAGCGACAAACCGAATCGATTCGCCAGCAATTAGGAGACGCTGCCGTAGAGAACTCGAAGCGTTGGCGGGTGGAAACTCATGCTGAGTCTTCTCAGATGAAAATTGCATTGATCGATTTGGCCATCCCTTCGTTACGTCGCCTCTCTCCCCCTGAATATGATCGATTCATTCAGATGACCCAATGGTTGATCTCGAGTGATGGCCAGGTTGAATTGTTTGAAATGATGATTCAGAAAGTCTTGCAGCGGCATTTGGATGTTCATTTCAAACGTCAGGCCTTTCCTGGAATTCGCTATCGGAAGATGGAGGATTTACTCGAGGATGCGAATGTTTTATGGACAACACTAGCGGCCATGGGAGGTGAAAATCAGATGGCGGATGCCTATCAGACCGCATTGGCAGATAGTGCATGGTCCTTACAAATGTTGCCACCCCAGGATTGCGGATTGCAGCGGATTGATCAATCACTGGACCGATTCAATCTTGCGACGCCATTGGTTAAACAACAGCTTTTACAGGTCTGTGGTCGCATTGTCATGCACGACGATGTCGTGGAAGCCGGGGAAGCCGAACTCATTAGAGTCGTAGCTGATTCGATTGGCTGTGCCGTGCCTCCTTTTGTCAGGATGCACCAGTAA
- a CDS encoding prolyl oligopeptidase family serine peptidase, producing the protein MAAGLRSLVAVLMVASPVQVIAVEADIEARVFSEGGLSLPYRILKPDAYVQEKKYPLIVALHGAWGRGTDNKSRAIDAFQFLSTEKVRKDYPAFIITPQCPAKKQWANTPWGKGCYSLKNVKISEPIQTVIAIIASLQKEFSIDPDRIYVTGQSMGGYGTWDIIMRKPDLFAAAIPVCGAGDLSQAKKLEHLPIWCFHGGNDTVVPTAASREMDKAMKAIGNSNWKYTEYPGVGHGSSKHAWKEADLIPWLFKQKRAAQ; encoded by the coding sequence GTGGCCGCCGGCTTGCGTTCACTGGTGGCTGTCTTGATGGTTGCCTCTCCTGTCCAAGTTATTGCAGTAGAAGCGGACATCGAGGCTAGGGTCTTTAGTGAGGGGGGGCTGTCATTGCCCTATCGAATTCTGAAGCCTGATGCATATGTTCAAGAAAAAAAATATCCACTCATTGTTGCCTTACACGGCGCATGGGGCAGGGGGACGGATAACAAAAGCCGGGCGATTGATGCCTTTCAGTTTTTATCCACGGAGAAAGTTCGGAAGGATTATCCGGCTTTTATCATCACTCCGCAGTGTCCGGCTAAAAAACAGTGGGCCAATACTCCGTGGGGGAAAGGATGTTATTCGCTTAAGAATGTTAAAATTTCAGAACCGATTCAGACTGTTATTGCAATCATTGCGTCGCTTCAGAAAGAATTCAGTATTGATCCCGATAGGATTTATGTGACTGGTCAGTCGATGGGAGGCTACGGGACATGGGATATTATTATGCGTAAGCCTGATCTCTTCGCTGCTGCTATTCCCGTGTGCGGGGCTGGAGACCTGAGCCAGGCTAAAAAACTGGAGCATCTTCCGATTTGGTGTTTTCACGGGGGTAATGACACGGTTGTCCCGACAGCGGCATCCCGGGAGATGGACAAGGCGATGAAGGCCATAGGGAATAGTAATTGGAAATACACGGAGTATCCGGGTGTGGGACATGGCTCATCGAAGCACGCTTGGAAGGAAGCTGATTTGATTCCGTGGTTGTTTAAACAAAAGCGCGCAGCGCAATGA
- a CDS encoding BamA/TamA family outer membrane protein, which yields MSKISSFAWIHSMRITSCPWLCGFLLFNLPCSVSAGEVEEVGLASPAQENKRNVTFFHPDDGCFDLSEMIKHPLGAIPMVIPITEPAVGYGAVGSLIFISENGEDVEGKKIRPNILAIGALATENGSDGYFAGHSGTWLDGKLQTLIALGDVSANLDFYGIGSNSRFGPFQYNIESQFIKTEARYRLGNTRSMLGIAYTYGDMSTRFKASNLPPGFPEKQFDSELGGIGLLYNFDSRDNIFTPNHGLMAEASITFHDPAFGASATYQRANLTSLYFKPLNENLVLGLKSVVDMSFGDVPFYQRPFIQLRGVPAMRYQGEHVAFAEAELRWKIRNRLSLVGFAGAGVSISDFGPFDDTESIWSGGTGIRYEIARDQQLHMGLDIGFSEEDTAIYVVFGSAWMRP from the coding sequence TTGTCGAAAATCTCCAGCTTTGCTTGGATTCATTCAATGCGTATCACCTCCTGCCCATGGCTTTGCGGCTTTCTTCTATTCAATCTCCCCTGCTCCGTTTCTGCGGGAGAAGTTGAAGAAGTGGGGCTGGCTTCCCCAGCTCAGGAGAACAAAAGAAATGTGACCTTTTTTCATCCTGATGATGGTTGCTTTGATCTCAGCGAAATGATCAAACATCCACTCGGGGCTATTCCCATGGTGATTCCGATCACCGAACCTGCTGTCGGTTATGGAGCGGTGGGTAGCCTTATCTTTATTTCCGAAAATGGCGAAGATGTGGAAGGAAAGAAGATCAGGCCCAACATTCTAGCCATTGGCGCACTCGCCACGGAAAATGGATCCGATGGCTATTTTGCTGGTCACTCCGGAACTTGGCTCGATGGCAAGCTCCAAACGCTGATCGCGCTCGGCGATGTCTCCGCCAACCTCGATTTCTATGGTATCGGATCCAACTCGAGGTTCGGCCCCTTTCAATACAATATCGAAAGCCAGTTTATTAAAACCGAGGCTCGTTACCGTCTCGGCAACACCCGCTCAATGCTGGGAATCGCTTACACCTATGGTGATATGTCCACCCGCTTCAAGGCAAGCAACCTTCCCCCTGGATTTCCGGAAAAACAATTCGATTCCGAATTGGGCGGCATTGGATTGCTCTACAATTTCGACAGCCGCGATAATATTTTCACACCTAATCATGGGCTCATGGCAGAGGCCTCCATCACCTTTCATGATCCGGCATTTGGTGCCAGCGCTACCTACCAGAGAGCAAACCTCACCAGTCTCTATTTCAAGCCGCTGAACGAGAATTTGGTATTGGGGCTAAAATCCGTCGTGGACATGAGTTTTGGTGACGTCCCATTTTACCAACGTCCCTTCATCCAACTCCGAGGGGTTCCCGCCATGCGCTATCAAGGAGAGCATGTAGCCTTTGCAGAAGCGGAACTCCGCTGGAAAATCCGCAATCGGCTGAGTCTGGTTGGTTTTGCCGGAGCTGGTGTCAGCATCAGCGACTTTGGTCCCTTCGACGATACCGAATCTATTTGGTCGGGAGGCACCGGCATCCGCTATGAAATCGCACGCGATCAGCAACTTCACATGGGTCTCGACATCGGTTTCAGTGAAGAAGACACCGCCATCTATGTCGTTTTCGGAAGTGCCTGGATGCGCCCGTGA